The following coding sequences are from one Microbacterium wangchenii window:
- a CDS encoding IclR family transcriptional regulator: MGSRPDERGALGRMLQVLECFDEDEPALTVAEMARRTGIPLSSLHRWVALLAREGLLARGPGATYAIGSRLWELGELSPLSLRLRETALPHLARLYEATGENVHLGVLDGASPETSAVLFVGRVTGLNSIPVVSRAGGRGPLHTTGVGKALLATRDEPWLRRYLRAPRELETQHSVVAEEALRADIDRARARGFATTREEMTLGNVSVAAALPRVEGLPPVAIGLVVHLDRADERRLGPLVVQTARDLHAALRDAR, encoded by the coding sequence ATGGGGTCCAGGCCGGACGAGCGGGGCGCGCTCGGGCGGATGCTGCAGGTGCTGGAGTGCTTCGATGAGGACGAGCCGGCGCTGACCGTCGCCGAGATGGCCCGCCGCACCGGCATCCCGCTGTCCTCGCTGCACCGCTGGGTCGCCCTCCTCGCCCGTGAAGGCCTGCTCGCCCGGGGCCCGGGTGCCACCTACGCGATCGGCTCGCGTCTGTGGGAGCTGGGCGAGCTCTCGCCCCTGTCGCTGCGGCTGCGCGAGACGGCGCTGCCGCATCTGGCCCGGCTGTACGAGGCCACCGGCGAGAACGTCCACCTGGGCGTGCTCGACGGCGCATCGCCGGAGACCTCCGCCGTGCTGTTCGTGGGGCGCGTGACGGGCCTCAACTCCATCCCGGTGGTCAGCCGCGCCGGCGGTCGCGGGCCGCTGCACACCACGGGCGTGGGCAAAGCGCTGCTCGCGACCCGCGACGAGCCGTGGCTGCGGCGGTATCTGCGCGCCCCGCGCGAGCTCGAGACGCAGCACTCCGTCGTCGCCGAGGAGGCGCTGCGCGCCGACATCGACCGCGCTCGCGCCCGCGGTTTCGCGACGACGCGCGAGGAGATGACCCTCGGCAACGTCTCCGTCGCGGCGGCGCTGCCGCGCGTCGAGGGGCTTCCGCCGGTCGCGATCGGCCTCGTGGTGCACCTGGACCGTGCGGACGAGCGCCGCCTCGGCCCCCTCGTCGTCCAGACCGCGCGCGACCTGCACGCTGCCCTCCGCGACGCCCGCTGA
- a CDS encoding SDR family NAD(P)-dependent oxidoreductase, producing the protein MSGRTILVAGGSSGIGLELAGDLIAGGDSVVLTSRSLERAQEVAAGLGPQATGIALDLSEPEGIAAQLRDVPGLDGLVLMAIERDANTIRDYDIARARRLVTLKLVGYTETVHTLLDRLAPSVDTGIVLFGGRAKDAPYPGSTTVSTINGGVEGLMTTLAWELAPIRVNSLHPGIIGNSPFWAGKPEGVLDGYRERTPGGELATMADVVDATKFLLFNRGVSAHTLYVDRGWRIA; encoded by the coding sequence ATGAGTGGACGCACGATCCTCGTCGCCGGCGGATCGTCCGGCATCGGCCTGGAGCTCGCCGGCGACCTGATCGCCGGTGGCGATTCGGTCGTCCTCACCAGCCGCAGCCTCGAACGGGCGCAGGAGGTGGCGGCCGGCCTCGGCCCGCAGGCGACCGGGATCGCGTTGGATCTGTCAGAGCCGGAGGGCATCGCTGCGCAGCTGCGCGACGTGCCGGGCCTGGACGGGCTCGTGCTGATGGCGATCGAGCGTGACGCGAACACCATCCGTGATTACGACATCGCCCGTGCGCGCCGGCTCGTGACCCTCAAGCTCGTGGGCTACACCGAGACGGTCCACACGCTCCTGGACCGGCTGGCGCCGTCCGTCGACACGGGCATCGTCCTCTTCGGTGGTCGCGCGAAGGATGCGCCCTACCCGGGTTCGACGACGGTCTCGACGATCAACGGTGGCGTGGAAGGGCTCATGACCACGCTGGCCTGGGAGCTCGCCCCCATCCGCGTCAACTCGCTGCATCCGGGGATCATCGGGAACAGCCCCTTCTGGGCGGGCAAACCCGAGGGGGTGCTCGACGGCTACCGCGAGCGCACACCCGGCGGCGAGCTCGCCACGATGGCGGACGTCGTGGATGCGACGAAATTCCTGCTCTTCAACCGCGGTGTTAGCGCCCACACCCTGTACGTCGACCGGGGCTGGCGCATCGCCTGA
- a CDS encoding TetR family transcriptional regulator codes for MTSAPPVGLLMRRKLDTARDIHRAALDLFEEQGVRDTTVAQIAERAGVSRRTFFRYFPTKELAGLPGQRRLLAAIAALRVTDHSAAAIARTVADAGSAAIGRSDDPELDEHRRVAALLATEPLLRAAASAQEHDLAVSLRERMAVLAPELDPLSAHLIAETTVAVWRVTWERWGELAREGVSADPADIYGECRARLAVLAGALGAEVRS; via the coding sequence ATGACCTCCGCCCCGCCCGTCGGCCTGCTGATGCGGCGGAAACTCGACACCGCGCGCGACATCCACCGCGCCGCGCTCGACCTCTTCGAGGAGCAGGGCGTCCGCGACACCACCGTCGCCCAGATCGCCGAGCGGGCGGGAGTGTCCCGCCGGACGTTCTTCCGCTATTTCCCCACGAAGGAGCTGGCAGGGCTCCCCGGCCAGCGGCGCCTGCTCGCCGCCATCGCCGCGCTGCGGGTGACCGATCACTCCGCCGCGGCGATCGCGCGCACGGTCGCGGACGCCGGATCCGCCGCGATCGGGCGCAGCGACGATCCCGAGCTCGACGAACATCGCCGGGTGGCGGCGCTCCTGGCCACCGAACCGCTGCTGCGGGCCGCGGCCTCCGCGCAGGAGCACGACCTGGCGGTGAGCCTGCGGGAGCGGATGGCCGTCCTCGCCCCCGAGCTCGATCCGCTCTCGGCTCACCTCATCGCCGAGACGACGGTCGCCGTGTGGCGCGTCACGTGGGAGCGCTGGGGTGAACTGGCGCGGGAAGGGGTCTCCGCCGACCCCGCGGACATCTACGGCGAGTGCCGGGCGCGGCTCGCCGTCCTCGCCGGCGCGCTCGGTGCGGAGGTGCGCTCATGA
- a CDS encoding metallophosphoesterase family protein: MATRLLIISDTHVPARARTIPPTVLREADAADLIVHAGDWIVASVLDELEQHGDVLGVWGNNDGPDLRGRLPEIARREVDGVRLAVVHETGQAKGREVRMDAAFPDTDVLVFGHSHIPWDTTTPRGLRLLNPGSPTDRRRQPRHTYLTAVADAGVLRDVRLVEL, translated from the coding sequence ATGGCCACGCGTCTGCTGATCATCTCCGACACGCACGTGCCCGCCCGCGCGCGCACGATCCCGCCGACGGTGCTGCGCGAAGCGGATGCCGCGGACCTGATCGTGCATGCCGGTGACTGGATCGTCGCATCCGTGCTGGACGAGCTGGAGCAGCACGGCGACGTCCTGGGGGTGTGGGGCAACAACGACGGCCCCGACCTGCGTGGACGGCTGCCCGAGATCGCGCGGCGCGAGGTGGACGGTGTCCGGCTCGCGGTGGTCCACGAGACCGGGCAGGCGAAGGGGCGGGAGGTGCGCATGGATGCCGCGTTCCCCGACACGGACGTGCTCGTCTTCGGCCACAGCCACATCCCGTGGGACACGACCACACCTCGGGGCCTGCGGCTGCTCAATCCGGGGTCGCCGACCGACCGGCGCCGCCAGCCCCGGCATACCTACCTCACCGCGGTGGCCGACGCCGGGGTCCTCCGCGACGTGCGACTCGTCGAGCTCTGA
- a CDS encoding DHA2 family efflux MFS transporter permease subunit: MSHAPTPTAPTPTSSRRGPDTPTGRVGPVIAVLVIAAFVMILNETVLSVALPPLMQEFSVPATTAQWLTTGFMLTMAVVIPTTGFLIRRFSTRGLFVTALALFLVGTVVAALAPSFALVLLARVVQAGGTAIILPLLMTTTLTSVAPQHRGTIMGLNSIVISVGPAVGPTLSGIVVDLAGWRSIFWVMLPIAALTLVAGALTLRANGETARARMDVWSVALSAVAFGGIVYALASIGAVLEGAWIPLAAAVIGVAALVMFARRQGALSRSAREPLLSLRPFAVPTFRTAVLVVMMCMATMLGAVIVLPIYLQDARGVSVLATGLLLLPGGLIQGIISPIAGRLYDRIGAAPVLIPGAVLLAGGQWMLATIGADTPLWLVVVLHVVFCAGMAALMPVLMTMSLSSLPREQYPYGSAIVNTLQQLAGAAGTALFVAALTIGAALAADGGTGASDALVAGTRGSFVVGGILGLVAFVAVCFLRPRREAPATH, translated from the coding sequence ATGTCGCACGCCCCCACCCCGACCGCTCCGACCCCCACCTCCTCGAGGCGCGGACCAGACACCCCCACCGGACGTGTCGGTCCCGTCATCGCCGTGCTCGTCATCGCGGCCTTCGTCATGATCCTCAACGAGACGGTCCTGAGCGTCGCGCTGCCCCCGCTCATGCAGGAGTTCTCGGTGCCGGCGACGACGGCGCAATGGCTGACCACCGGTTTCATGCTGACGATGGCCGTCGTCATCCCCACCACCGGCTTTCTCATCCGCCGCTTCAGCACTCGCGGCCTGTTCGTGACCGCGCTGGCGCTCTTCCTCGTCGGCACGGTGGTCGCAGCCCTCGCCCCCAGCTTCGCACTGGTGCTCCTCGCGCGTGTGGTGCAGGCCGGCGGCACCGCGATCATCCTCCCGCTGCTCATGACCACGACCCTCACCTCGGTCGCCCCTCAGCACCGCGGGACGATCATGGGCCTGAACTCGATCGTCATCTCCGTGGGCCCCGCAGTGGGCCCGACGCTCTCGGGCATCGTCGTCGACCTCGCAGGGTGGCGCAGCATCTTCTGGGTCATGCTGCCCATCGCGGCGCTGACGCTCGTCGCCGGAGCCCTCACCCTCCGCGCGAACGGGGAGACCGCCCGCGCGCGGATGGATGTCTGGTCGGTGGCTCTGTCGGCTGTCGCCTTCGGCGGGATCGTCTACGCGCTCGCATCCATCGGCGCCGTCCTCGAGGGCGCATGGATCCCGCTCGCCGCCGCCGTCATCGGCGTGGCAGCCCTCGTGATGTTCGCCCGGCGCCAGGGCGCGCTGTCGCGCAGCGCGCGTGAGCCGCTGCTGAGCCTGCGCCCCTTCGCCGTCCCGACCTTCCGCACGGCGGTGCTGGTGGTCATGATGTGCATGGCCACGATGCTGGGCGCCGTGATCGTCCTGCCCATCTACCTGCAGGACGCCCGCGGGGTGAGCGTCCTGGCGACAGGCCTTCTGCTGCTGCCCGGCGGCCTCATCCAGGGCATCATCTCCCCCATCGCCGGACGTCTGTACGACCGCATCGGCGCAGCCCCCGTCCTGATCCCCGGTGCCGTGCTGCTGGCCGGCGGGCAGTGGATGCTGGCGACGATCGGCGCCGACACACCCCTGTGGCTCGTGGTCGTGCTGCACGTGGTCTTCTGCGCCGGGATGGCGGCGCTCATGCCCGTGCTCATGACGATGTCGCTCAGCTCGCTGCCGCGCGAGCAGTACCCCTACGGAAGCGCGATCGTGAACACGCTGCAGCAGCTCGCCGGCGCCGCCGGCACTGCGCTGTTCGTGGCGGCGCTCACGATCGGGGCCGCACTGGCGGCCGACGGCGGCACCGGCGCGAGCGATGCGCTCGTGGCGGGCACCCGCGGGTCGTTCGTCGTGGGCGGGATCCTCGGACTGGTCGCTTTCGTCGCGGTGTGCTTCCTCCGCCCGCGGCGGGAGGCTCCGGCCACGCACTGA
- a CDS encoding 3-oxoacid CoA-transferase subunit A, translating into MIDKTVPDVETAIAGIQDGATVLIGGFGRAGQPVELIDALIAHGASELTIVNNNAGNGDTGLAALLAARRVRKIVCSFPRQSDSWVFDGLYRAGDIELELVPQGNLAERIRAAGAGVGAFFSPTGVGTQLAEGKETREIDGRTYVLEYPIRGDVALISAYRADRWGNLVYRETARNFGPIMATAAATTIVQVDEIVPLGALDPEAVVTPGLFVDRVVAVGERRWLREGEFVGGVDLEGRPLEAATGGER; encoded by the coding sequence GTGATCGACAAGACCGTGCCAGACGTCGAAACGGCGATCGCGGGCATCCAGGACGGCGCGACCGTCCTCATCGGCGGATTCGGACGCGCCGGCCAGCCCGTCGAGCTCATCGATGCGCTCATCGCCCACGGCGCGAGCGAGCTGACGATCGTCAACAACAACGCCGGCAACGGCGACACCGGCTTGGCGGCGCTCCTGGCGGCGCGCCGCGTGCGCAAGATCGTGTGCTCCTTCCCGCGGCAGAGCGACTCGTGGGTCTTCGACGGGCTCTACCGCGCGGGCGACATCGAGCTGGAGCTCGTGCCGCAGGGCAACCTCGCCGAACGCATCCGGGCCGCCGGCGCCGGCGTCGGCGCGTTCTTCTCACCGACGGGCGTCGGCACGCAGCTGGCCGAAGGCAAGGAGACCCGCGAGATCGACGGGCGCACATATGTGCTGGAGTACCCGATCCGCGGCGACGTCGCCCTCATCAGCGCCTACCGCGCCGACCGGTGGGGCAACCTCGTCTACCGCGAGACCGCGCGCAACTTCGGTCCGATCATGGCCACGGCCGCCGCCACCACGATCGTGCAGGTGGACGAGATCGTGCCGCTGGGTGCGCTGGACCCCGAGGCCGTCGTGACGCCCGGCCTGTTCGTGGACCGCGTCGTCGCCGTGGGGGAGCGCCGCTGGCTGCGTGAGGGCGAGTTCGTCGGCGGCGTGGACCTGGAAGGGCGGCCGCTGGAGGCTGCGACAGGAGGAGAGCGATGA
- a CDS encoding gluconokinase translates to MTPPAAIVVMGVSAAGKSSVAAALAERLGVPWADADGLHSADNVAKMAAGQPLGDDDRWPWLDVVGQTLADGAASGGMIVACSALRRTYRDRIRRFAPDAVFVHLSAPEEVLAARAAARTGHFMPATLLASQLAILEPLGPDESGVVVDVTPPVADVAEQAVRALSERS, encoded by the coding sequence ATGACCCCGCCCGCCGCGATCGTCGTGATGGGGGTGTCGGCGGCGGGTAAATCCAGCGTCGCCGCCGCGCTCGCGGAGCGTCTGGGCGTCCCGTGGGCGGATGCCGACGGCCTGCACTCGGCTGACAACGTGGCGAAGATGGCCGCGGGGCAGCCGCTCGGCGACGACGACCGCTGGCCGTGGCTGGATGTGGTCGGGCAGACGCTCGCCGACGGTGCGGCGAGCGGCGGCATGATCGTCGCCTGCTCGGCTCTGCGTCGCACCTACCGCGACCGCATCCGCCGCTTCGCCCCGGACGCGGTGTTCGTGCACTTGAGCGCGCCCGAGGAAGTCCTCGCGGCGCGGGCCGCCGCCCGCACCGGGCACTTCATGCCGGCGACGCTGCTGGCATCCCAGCTGGCGATCCTCGAGCCTCTCGGCCCGGACGAGAGCGGCGTCGTGGTGGACGTCACCCCACCCGTCGCCGACGTCGCCGAGCAGGCCGTCCGTGCGCTGTCGGAGAGGAGCTGA
- a CDS encoding thiolase family protein, with protein sequence MTASFVYDAVRTPFGRAGGALAGVRPDDLAAVTMRAIVERTGLDPARIDDVVFGDANQAGEDNRNVARFAALLAGFPTSVTGVTVNRLCASSLEAAIQAARAVETGDADIVLAGGVESMSRAPYVVEKSPKPWPAVGNQTLWNTAIGWRMVNPKFPAHWTISNGESAEKIAREWDISREAQDEFAVRSHRLAAAAWAEGVYDPEIVQVPGVELTRDEGIRDDTSVEKLAGLKPLFAQDGSVTAGNSSPINDGASAVLIAGENALPAEPLARIAGRATHGVDPDQFPIAPIEAANKALARAGRTWADVDVVELNEAFASQSLACIAGWPDLDPEKVNIHGGALAMGHPLGASGGRILGHAAHELARRGGGVAVVAICIGVGQGLAVVLER encoded by the coding sequence ATGACCGCCAGTTTCGTCTACGACGCCGTCCGCACCCCCTTCGGCCGTGCCGGCGGGGCGCTCGCCGGAGTGCGGCCGGACGACCTCGCCGCTGTCACGATGCGCGCGATCGTCGAGCGCACGGGGCTCGATCCCGCCCGCATCGATGACGTCGTCTTCGGCGACGCCAACCAGGCCGGCGAGGACAACCGCAACGTCGCCCGGTTCGCCGCGCTCCTGGCGGGCTTCCCCACCAGCGTCACCGGCGTCACGGTGAACCGGCTGTGCGCGTCGTCGCTGGAGGCTGCGATCCAGGCTGCCCGGGCCGTCGAGACCGGAGACGCCGACATCGTTCTCGCCGGTGGCGTGGAGTCGATGAGCCGTGCGCCGTACGTGGTGGAGAAGTCGCCCAAGCCGTGGCCGGCGGTGGGCAACCAGACCCTGTGGAACACCGCCATCGGCTGGCGCATGGTGAACCCGAAGTTCCCCGCCCACTGGACCATCTCCAACGGCGAATCGGCGGAGAAGATCGCGCGCGAGTGGGACATCAGCCGCGAGGCGCAGGACGAGTTCGCCGTGCGCTCGCACCGCTTGGCCGCCGCCGCGTGGGCCGAGGGCGTGTACGACCCCGAGATCGTGCAGGTGCCCGGGGTGGAGCTGACGCGCGACGAGGGCATCCGTGACGACACGTCGGTCGAGAAGCTCGCCGGACTCAAGCCGCTGTTCGCGCAGGACGGCTCGGTCACCGCCGGCAACTCCTCGCCCATCAACGACGGTGCGTCGGCGGTCCTGATCGCCGGCGAGAACGCTCTGCCCGCTGAGCCGCTCGCCCGTATCGCCGGCCGGGCCACGCACGGCGTCGACCCGGATCAGTTCCCCATCGCCCCCATCGAGGCGGCCAACAAGGCCCTCGCACGCGCCGGGCGGACGTGGGCCGACGTCGACGTCGTCGAGCTGAACGAGGCGTTCGCGTCGCAGTCGCTCGCGTGCATCGCCGGCTGGCCGGATCTGGATCCGGAGAAGGTCAACATCCACGGCGGCGCCCTCGCGATGGGGCACCCGCTGGGAGCATCGGGCGGCCGCATCCTCGGACACGCGGCGCACGAGCTGGCCCGTCGTGGCGGCGGGGTCGCCGTCGTGGCGATCTGCATCGGGGTCGGACAGGGCCTGGCCGTCGTCCTCGAGCGCTGA
- a CDS encoding 3-oxoacid CoA-transferase subunit B, with protein MTTRLSRDDLARRIAADIPEGAYVNLGIGAPTLVANFLPADEEIILHTENGLLGMGPAPEPGRVDPDLINAGKQAVTALAGAAYFHHADSFAMMRGGHLDVCVLGAFQVSQTGDLANWSTGAPGAIPAVGGAMDLAIGAKDVYVMTDLLTKDGGSKLVASCTYPLTGVGCVSRVYTDHAVFDVTAEGFAVRELFGDNTVDELRSLTGLDLIDATADAAASAEGTQS; from the coding sequence ATGACCACGCGTCTGTCCCGCGACGACCTGGCCCGCCGCATCGCGGCCGACATCCCCGAGGGCGCGTACGTCAACCTCGGCATCGGCGCCCCGACCCTGGTGGCCAACTTCCTGCCCGCCGACGAGGAGATCATCCTCCACACCGAGAACGGGCTGCTCGGCATGGGACCCGCGCCCGAGCCGGGGCGGGTGGACCCCGACCTCATCAACGCCGGCAAGCAGGCCGTGACCGCCCTGGCGGGAGCTGCGTACTTCCACCACGCCGATTCGTTCGCGATGATGCGCGGCGGCCACCTCGATGTGTGCGTGCTGGGCGCCTTCCAGGTGTCTCAGACCGGCGACCTCGCCAACTGGTCCACGGGCGCGCCGGGCGCGATCCCGGCCGTGGGCGGGGCGATGGACCTGGCGATCGGGGCGAAGGACGTCTACGTCATGACCGATCTCCTGACCAAGGACGGCGGCTCCAAGCTCGTCGCCTCCTGCACGTATCCACTCACCGGTGTCGGGTGCGTCTCGCGCGTGTACACCGACCACGCCGTCTTCGACGTCACGGCGGAGGGCTTCGCCGTGCGGGAGCTGTTCGGCGACAACACCGTCGACGAGCTCCGGTCACTGACCGGACTCGACCTGATCGACGCGACGGCGGATGCCGCGGCATCCGCAGAAGGGACCCAGTCATGA
- a CDS encoding dihydrolipoamide acetyltransferase family protein: MAEIVRMPEVMAGATEAAIQTWLVAEGATVAVGETLAEIETDKATVELPAETAGTIGRLLVAEGDSVAVGDVIVVLVADGEGAEAIDDALRAAGAAASPAASPAESAPEGSSSAGTAAQPPAEDAPGDPDPDPADGSGVRTGSSPDAPAEPHASGGRLFASPLVRRLAAEQGVDLAGVPGTGPHGRIVRRDLERHLTQAPAGTASTEAAAATDAAAAPPAPAPSPSASAEGAASYADVPVDRMRRAIARRLTESTSTVPHFYLVADCRVDALLDLRTQVNESAPRKISVNDFVLKAVAGALVDVPAANAIWLGDSIRRFDGVDLAVAVATDGGLLTPVVRGVDRLPLSQISAAVADLADRARAGRLRQHELEGGSFSVSNLGMYGTTQFSAILNPPQSGILAVGAARPMPLVGTEGELTVGSVMTVTLSADHRVLDGAIAAEWLAAFQRRIENPLSILI, encoded by the coding sequence ATGGCTGAGATCGTCCGCATGCCCGAGGTGATGGCCGGAGCCACCGAGGCCGCCATCCAGACGTGGCTCGTCGCCGAGGGGGCGACCGTCGCCGTCGGTGAGACCCTCGCCGAGATCGAGACCGACAAGGCCACGGTCGAGCTGCCGGCCGAGACCGCCGGCACGATCGGTCGCCTCCTGGTGGCCGAGGGCGACAGCGTCGCGGTCGGCGATGTGATCGTCGTGCTCGTGGCCGACGGCGAGGGCGCGGAGGCCATCGACGACGCCCTCCGCGCCGCCGGCGCCGCCGCTTCCCCCGCCGCCTCCCCCGCCGAGAGCGCGCCGGAGGGGTCGTCGTCGGCCGGAACGGCGGCCCAGCCCCCGGCCGAGGACGCCCCCGGCGACCCCGACCCCGACCCGGCGGACGGGTCGGGGGTGCGCACCGGCTCCTCCCCCGATGCCCCCGCGGAGCCGCATGCCTCCGGCGGGCGCCTGTTCGCCAGCCCACTCGTCCGCCGGCTGGCGGCCGAGCAGGGTGTCGACCTGGCCGGTGTGCCCGGCACCGGACCGCACGGACGCATCGTGCGACGCGACCTCGAGCGGCACCTGACACAGGCGCCTGCGGGTACTGCGAGCACCGAGGCGGCGGCTGCGACCGATGCGGCGGCTGCGCCGCCCGCCCCCGCACCGTCCCCGTCCGCGTCGGCCGAGGGCGCAGCCAGCTACGCAGACGTGCCGGTGGACCGGATGCGGCGCGCCATCGCCCGCCGGCTCACCGAGAGCACGTCCACCGTGCCGCATTTCTACCTCGTGGCCGACTGCCGCGTGGACGCGCTCCTGGATCTCCGCACGCAGGTCAACGAGTCGGCGCCGCGCAAGATCTCGGTCAACGACTTCGTGCTGAAGGCCGTCGCGGGAGCTCTCGTCGATGTCCCCGCCGCCAACGCGATCTGGCTGGGCGACAGCATCCGCCGCTTCGACGGCGTGGACCTCGCCGTCGCCGTCGCCACCGACGGCGGACTGCTGACGCCGGTCGTGCGGGGCGTCGACCGCCTGCCGCTGTCGCAGATCAGCGCGGCCGTCGCCGACCTCGCCGACCGCGCCCGCGCCGGGCGGCTCCGCCAGCACGAACTGGAGGGCGGGAGCTTCTCGGTGTCGAACCTCGGCATGTACGGGACGACGCAGTTCAGCGCCATCCTGAACCCGCCGCAGTCCGGCATCCTGGCCGTGGGCGCCGCGCGCCCCATGCCGCTCGTCGGCACTGAGGGCGAGCTGACCGTGGGTTCGGTCATGACCGTCACGCTGTCGGCCGATCACCGCGTGCTCGACGGCGCCATCGCGGCCGAGTGGCTCGCCGCGTTCCAGCGGCGCATCGAGAACCCCCTGAGCATCCTCATCTGA
- a CDS encoding IclR family transcriptional regulator domain-containing protein: MTDETAPAPASADFVQSLARGLAVIRAFDAEHPALTLSDAARRAGLPRAAARRFLHTLETLGYVRSDARTFSLTPRVLELGFSYLSALSLPEIAQPHLERLSREVDESVSAAVLDGPDIVYVARVPTRRIMSVRITIGTRFPAYATSMGRVLLAALPEEQAADLIAAAHPEPLTPRTRTDAAALRAELERVRAQGWALVDGELEPGLRSIAAPVHGRNGAVVAAVNVSASATGHTVEHLRDACLPALLAATAAIDADIRLL; the protein is encoded by the coding sequence GTGACCGACGAGACCGCACCCGCCCCCGCGTCGGCGGATTTCGTCCAGTCGCTCGCGCGCGGCCTGGCCGTCATCCGCGCGTTCGACGCGGAGCATCCCGCGCTGACCCTGAGTGACGCGGCCCGGCGCGCCGGGCTTCCGCGCGCGGCCGCGCGACGGTTCCTGCACACCCTCGAGACGCTGGGCTACGTGCGATCGGATGCCCGCACGTTCTCCCTCACGCCGCGCGTGCTCGAGCTGGGCTTCAGCTACCTCTCGGCACTGTCTCTCCCCGAGATCGCCCAGCCGCACCTCGAGCGCCTCTCGCGCGAGGTCGACGAGAGCGTCTCGGCGGCCGTGCTCGACGGCCCCGACATCGTGTACGTCGCGCGCGTGCCGACCCGCCGGATCATGAGCGTGCGGATCACGATCGGCACCCGCTTCCCGGCCTATGCCACGAGCATGGGGCGCGTGCTGCTGGCCGCGCTTCCCGAGGAGCAGGCGGCCGACCTCATCGCCGCGGCGCACCCGGAGCCCCTCACGCCGCGCACGCGCACGGATGCGGCGGCCCTGCGGGCCGAGCTGGAGCGGGTGCGGGCGCAGGGGTGGGCGCTCGTGGACGGCGAACTGGAGCCGGGGCTGCGCTCGATCGCCGCGCCCGTGCACGGGCGGAACGGCGCGGTCGTGGCCGCGGTCAACGTCTCCGCCAGCGCCACCGGCCACACCGTCGAGCATCTGCGCGACGCATGCCTTCCGGCGCTGCTGGCAGCGACCGCCGCGATCGACGCGGACATCAGATTGCTCTGA